One segment of Pseudomonas pohangensis DNA contains the following:
- a CDS encoding MarR family winged helix-turn-helix transcriptional regulator — MDKQDYQRLAHFRQRLRRFMRNSELLCKANGITALQYQMLLQLRGACERDWATVGELAEHLQSKHHSVVALVDRCEAAGMVERKPSREDRRQVEIHLLPYGLELVARIAELHKEEVKMLRQEFSLPGWEPLD; from the coding sequence TTGGACAAGCAGGATTACCAGCGCCTTGCGCACTTTAGACAGCGCTTGCGCCGCTTCATGCGCAACAGTGAATTGTTGTGCAAGGCGAATGGAATAACGGCACTGCAATACCAGATGTTATTGCAGCTGCGTGGAGCCTGCGAAAGGGATTGGGCTACCGTCGGCGAGCTTGCAGAGCACCTGCAATCCAAGCATCACAGCGTGGTTGCGCTTGTTGATCGTTGCGAGGCAGCGGGTATGGTCGAGCGCAAACCCAGCCGGGAAGATCGACGCCAGGTAGAAATACACCTGTTGCCTTATGGCCTGGAGCTGGTGGCTCGTATCGCCGAGTTGCACAAGGAGGAAGTGAAAATGCTGCGTCAGGAGTTCAGCCTGCCCGGCTGGGAGCCATTGGACTGA
- the xthA gene encoding exodeoxyribonuclease III, with product MKIVSFNINGLRARPHQLSALIDKHQPDVIGLQEIKVADEQFPEADIRQLGYHVHYHGQKGHYGVALLSREAPLEIHKGFPGDAEDAQRRFIWGTFNDCHGNPVTVMNGYFPQGESRDHPLKFPAKQRFYADLQQLLESRFQPEHRLLVMGDINISPEDCDIGIGEENRKRWLKAGKCSFLPEEREWLARLKGWGLVDSYRQLNPQVNDCFSWFDYRSRGFEDNPRRGLRIDVILASLGLQDRLQAAGVDYELRGMEKPSDHAPIWLQLD from the coding sequence ATGAAGATCGTTTCCTTCAATATCAACGGGCTGCGCGCACGCCCTCATCAATTGTCTGCGCTGATCGACAAACACCAGCCCGATGTCATCGGACTGCAAGAGATCAAGGTTGCCGACGAACAGTTCCCTGAAGCAGATATTCGCCAGCTTGGTTATCACGTGCACTACCACGGCCAGAAGGGTCATTACGGCGTCGCCCTGCTCTCCCGTGAAGCACCGCTGGAAATCCACAAGGGCTTTCCGGGTGATGCTGAAGATGCCCAGCGCCGTTTTATCTGGGGTACTTTCAATGATTGCCATGGCAATCCCGTCACCGTGATGAACGGCTATTTTCCGCAAGGTGAAAGTCGCGATCACCCGCTCAAATTTCCCGCCAAGCAACGTTTTTATGCAGATCTGCAGCAGCTGCTGGAAAGCCGCTTTCAGCCCGAACACCGCTTGCTGGTGATGGGTGACATCAACATTTCACCCGAGGACTGCGATATCGGTATCGGCGAGGAAAACCGCAAGCGCTGGCTGAAGGCCGGCAAGTGCAGCTTCCTGCCGGAGGAGCGTGAGTGGCTGGCACGGCTCAAGGGCTGGGGGCTGGTTGATAGCTACCGGCAGCTCAATCCGCAGGTGAATGACTGTTTCAGCTGGTTCGATTACCGCAGCCGCGGTTTCGAGGACAACCCGCGCCGTGGCCTGCGTATCGATGTGATCCTGGCCTCCCTCGGCCTGCAGGATCGCCTGCAGGCGGCCGGAGTGGATTACGAACTGCGCGGGATGGAAAAGCCTTCCGACCATGCGCCGATCTGGCTGCAACTGGATTGA
- a CDS encoding GNAT family N-acetyltransferase: MPLSTPEIRILDSGYAREARSLLYHAYRHEPTFAYLFEANRAGYDQRIRATIRELVQQHFSQEQPAIGLLIDDRLVGIALIAQPQRRLDITESWNWRLRMVLTTGFRCTRRYLDYHEAIISSLPPGRFHVLPLLGVHPEFQGKGLGEQLLGALHDWCAEDPNSQGLVLDTGNNRYLDFYKRQGYEEVGEVAVGPITEHVFYHANPQQTLKASA; encoded by the coding sequence ATGCCGTTATCTACACCGGAAATTCGCATCCTTGATAGTGGATACGCCCGTGAGGCGCGCTCGCTGCTGTATCACGCATACCGTCACGAACCGACTTTCGCCTATCTGTTTGAAGCCAATCGTGCCGGCTACGATCAGCGCATCCGCGCCACGATTCGTGAACTGGTTCAGCAGCATTTTTCCCAGGAACAACCGGCAATCGGTCTGCTGATTGATGATCGGCTGGTCGGCATTGCGCTGATTGCACAGCCACAGCGCAGGCTGGATATCACCGAGAGCTGGAACTGGCGTTTGCGCATGGTGCTGACCACCGGCTTCCGCTGCACCAGACGCTATCTTGATTACCATGAAGCCATCATCAGCAGCCTGCCACCTGGCCGTTTTCACGTGCTGCCGCTGTTAGGCGTTCACCCGGAGTTTCAGGGCAAGGGTCTGGGCGAGCAACTGCTCGGAGCACTGCATGACTGGTGTGCCGAAGACCCCAACTCGCAGGGTCTGGTACTGGATACCGGGAATAATCGCTATCTCGATTTCTACAAGCGCCAGGGCTATGAAGAAGTGGGCGAGGTTGCTGTCGGGCCGATCACCGAACACGTGTTCTATCACGCCAACCCGCAGCAGACGCTGAAAGCCAGCGCCTGA